Proteins encoded in a region of the Tachyglossus aculeatus isolate mTacAcu1 chromosome 11, mTacAcu1.pri, whole genome shotgun sequence genome:
- the NEUROD2 gene encoding neurogenic differentiation factor 2, which produces MPHGGSRCPPDLEEPRVPGDGGGGGIRRIPPPRDPRPAPRPGAGSGASTMLTRLFSEPSLLPDVQKFSGWPDGGGGGGGGGGQEDEEDDEEEEAEPRVGDQGEPAAKPPGPLRDEAPAGGAPKDEGEPGGEEDDEEEEEEDGGLDEAEGERPKKRGPKKRKMTKARLERSKLRRQKANARERNRMHDLNAALDNLRKVVPCYSKTQKLSKIETLRLAKNYIWALSEILRSGKRPDLVSYVQTLCKGLSQPTTNLVAGCLQLNSRNFLTEQSQDGARYAGANASFAVHPYPYPCPRLAGGQCQAGGLGAASHALRTHGYCAATYESLYGNASPDYNSSEYDGPLSPPLCLNGNFSLKQDSSPDHEKNYHYSVHYSALPGSRPGGPGLVYGSSAMRAGVHSENLLPYEVHLHHDRAPMYEELNAFFHN; this is translated from the exons ATGCCTCACGGAGGGAGCCGCTGCCCCCCGGACCTTGAGGAGCCCCGGGTCCCCGGCGATGGGGGCGGCGGCGGAATAAGGAGGATCCCCCCGCCCCgcgacccccgccccgccccgcgccccgGCGCCGGCTCCGGAG CCTCCACCATGCTGACCCGCCTGTTCAGCGAGCCCAGCCTCCTCCCCGACGTGCAGAAGTTCTCGGGCTGgcccgacggcggcggcggcggcggaggcggcggaggccaggaggacgaggaggacgacgaggaggaggaggccgagccgCGGGTGGGCGACCAGGGCGAGCCGGCCGccaagccccccggccccctgcgCGACGAGGCCCCGGCCGGCGGGGCCCCGAAGGACGAGGGCGAGCCGGGCGgcgaggaggacgacgaggaggaggaggaggaggacgggggccTGGACGAGGCCGAAGGCGAGCGGCCCAAGAAGCGCGGGCCCAAGAAGCGCAAGATGACCAAGGCCCGGCTGGAGCGGTCCAAGCTGCGGCGCCAGAAGGCCAACGCGCGGGAGCGCAACCGCATGCACGACCTCAACGCGGCCCTGGACAACCTGCGCAAAGTGGTGCCCTGCTACTCCAAGACGCAGAAGCTGAGCAAGATCGAGACGCTGCGGCTGGCCAAGAACTACATCTGGGCCCTGTCGGAGATCCTGCGCTCGGGCAAGCGGCCCGACCTGGTGTCCTACGTGCAGACTCTGTGCAAGGGGCTGTCGCAGCCCACCACCAACCTGGTGGCCGGCTGCCTGCAGCTCAACTCGCGCAACTTCCTCACCGAGCAGAGCCAGGACGGGGCCCGCTACGCGGGGGCCAACGCCTCCTTCGCCGTGCACCCGTACCCCTACCCGTGCCCGCGCCTGGCCGGGGGCCAGTGCCAGGCCGGGGGCCTGGGCGCCGCCTCCCACGCCCTGCGGACACACGGCTACTGCGCCGCCACCTACGAGAGCCTCTACGGCAACGCGTCGCCCGACTACAACAGCTCGGAGTACGACGGGCCCCTCAGCCCCCCGCTCTGCCTCAACGGCAACTTCTCCCTCAAGCAGGACTCGTCTCCGGACCACGAGAAGAACTACCACTATTCCGTCCACTACTCGGCCCTGCCCGGCTCCCGGCCGGGCGGCCCGGGCCTGGTGTACGGCTCCTCGGCCATGCGGGCCGGGGTCCACTCGGAAAATCTCTTGCCTTACGAAGTCCACCTCCACCACGACCGAGCCCCCATGTACGAGGAACTCAACGCCTTTTTCCATAACTGA